A stretch of Pseudorhodobacter turbinis DNA encodes these proteins:
- a CDS encoding glycosyltransferase family 2 protein encodes MSIISRYRLRIARKRWLFRAFRKRRELISIAKRTKAIKPTDILLFSTLRNERVRLPYFLKYYRGLGINHFLIVDNDSDDGSREYLQAQADVSLWHTKHSYKRARFGVDWLNWLQMRYGHNHWTLVVDPDEFFIYPFCDTRPLRALTDWLDASSIKSFSAMLLDMYPKGPINTRPYKEGQDPFEIAQWFDSGNYTISRNAKYGNLWIQGGPRARVFFPDAPERAPALNKTPLVKWQWRYAYASSTHTLLPRGLNLVYDEWGGEKASGCLLHAKFLDTFASKAEEEMKRRQHYANSHEYKAYKAALQDNPDLWCKWSEKYINWRQLEILGLMSKGNWA; translated from the coding sequence GTGAGCATTATCTCTCGATATCGGTTACGAATTGCCCGCAAACGCTGGCTGTTTCGTGCTTTTCGCAAGAGGCGCGAATTGATATCTATTGCCAAACGCACAAAAGCAATCAAACCCACCGATATTTTGCTCTTTTCTACACTTCGCAATGAACGTGTGCGCTTGCCATATTTCCTGAAATATTATCGCGGGTTGGGCATTAATCATTTTCTAATCGTCGACAATGATAGCGATGATGGGTCACGCGAATACCTTCAGGCGCAGGCGGATGTTTCTTTGTGGCACACGAAACATAGTTATAAACGGGCGCGTTTCGGCGTGGATTGGCTAAACTGGCTGCAAATGCGTTACGGGCATAATCACTGGACGCTGGTTGTCGATCCGGATGAATTCTTCATCTACCCCTTTTGCGACACCCGCCCATTGCGCGCGCTGACAGATTGGCTTGATGCATCATCGATCAAGTCCTTTTCGGCCATGCTGTTGGATATGTATCCCAAGGGGCCGATCAACACGCGGCCATACAAAGAGGGTCAGGATCCGTTCGAAATTGCCCAATGGTTTGACAGCGGCAATTACACGATCTCTCGCAACGCGAAATATGGCAACCTTTGGATACAGGGCGGGCCGCGTGCACGCGTCTTCTTTCCCGATGCACCAGAGCGTGCGCCTGCGCTAAACAAGACCCCTTTGGTGAAATGGCAATGGCGATACGCCTACGCCTCTTCGACCCATACGCTGCTGCCGCGCGGGTTGAACCTCGTCTATGACGAATGGGGCGGAGAAAAGGCAAGCGGCTGCCTGCTACATGCCAAATTTCTTGATACTTTCGCCTCCAAGGCAGAGGAGGAGATGAAGCGCAGGCAGCATTATGCCAATAGCCACGAATACAAAGCCTATAAGGCCGCGCTACAGGATAACCCCGACTTGTGGTGTAAATGGTCTGAAAAATATATCAACTGGCGCCAGTTGGAGATTTTGGGCCTGATGTCCAAGGGGAATTGGGCATGA
- a CDS encoding sulfotransferase, with product MKRPFDSFVLLAEMRTGSNFLEANLNAMPGVACHGEAFNPHFIGKLNQEEAFGVTLAQREADPLLLLQHMRKQTEGLSGFRYFHDHDPRVLPAVLTDPRCAKIILTRNPVESYVSWKIAQATGQWKLTQAKRLKTAKAHFDAPEFSAHLAQLQDFQLRLMHGLQTSGQTAFYIDYEDINDTDVLNGLARFLGIEGTLAAPDTTLKKQNPEEISEKVENYDEMAAALAGLDRFNLSRTPNFEPRRAPAIPSFVAAGGALYMPLRGGPEEDAMQWLSGLGPMTGNFSQKTLRQWLRNTPKHRSFTVLRHPVARAHAGFCSQILTGALPKIRDGLIKSYKIALPEPGTVMPLNAHRQAFLDFLRFLKLNVAGQTGLRIDPHFASQTAVIQGFAQFQGPDLVLREESLAMGLGFIATELGVDCPPLPATPDPSMGILSQIYDEEIEAATRDAYNRDYIGYGFENWA from the coding sequence TTGAAACGACCATTTGACAGCTTCGTCCTGCTTGCCGAAATGCGTACGGGCAGCAATTTTCTTGAGGCAAACCTCAATGCTATGCCCGGAGTGGCCTGCCATGGTGAAGCGTTCAACCCGCATTTCATCGGCAAGCTGAACCAAGAAGAGGCCTTCGGGGTCACATTGGCCCAGCGAGAGGCCGATCCGCTGTTGTTGTTGCAACACATGCGCAAGCAGACCGAGGGGCTTTCTGGGTTTCGGTATTTTCACGACCACGACCCGCGTGTTCTGCCTGCCGTTCTTACCGATCCTCGTTGCGCAAAAATTATTTTAACCCGCAATCCCGTGGAAAGCTATGTCAGCTGGAAAATCGCGCAGGCCACAGGCCAATGGAAACTGACGCAGGCAAAGCGCTTGAAAACGGCCAAGGCACATTTTGATGCGCCCGAATTTTCTGCTCATCTGGCACAATTGCAAGACTTCCAGCTGCGCCTGATGCACGGGTTGCAAACCAGTGGCCAAACCGCATTCTACATCGACTATGAGGATATCAACGACACCGATGTCCTAAACGGTCTTGCCCGGTTTCTGGGGATTGAAGGAACGCTCGCTGCGCCGGATACGACGCTCAAAAAGCAAAACCCCGAAGAGATCTCCGAAAAGGTAGAAAACTACGACGAAATGGCTGCGGCCCTTGCTGGGCTTGACCGTTTCAACCTGTCACGCACCCCGAATTTTGAGCCGCGTCGCGCCCCCGCGATCCCCTCATTCGTGGCTGCAGGCGGGGCGCTTTACATGCCACTGCGCGGAGGACCGGAAGAGGACGCTATGCAGTGGCTTTCGGGTCTGGGGCCCATGACAGGGAATTTCAGCCAGAAAACCCTGCGTCAATGGCTGCGCAATACGCCCAAACATCGCAGCTTTACCGTATTGCGCCATCCGGTTGCCCGTGCCCATGCCGGGTTTTGTAGCCAAATCCTGACAGGCGCCTTGCCGAAGATCCGGGACGGTTTGATCAAAAGCTACAAGATCGCGCTTCCCGAACCCGGCACAGTGATGCCGCTTAATGCCCACCGGCAAGCGTTCCTCGATTTTCTACGCTTCCTCAAACTTAACGTGGCAGGGCAAACCGGCCTGCGAATCGACCCGCATTTTGCCAGCCAAACCGCCGTGATCCAGGGTTTCGCGCAATTCCAAGGCCCCGACCTTGTATTGAGAGAGGAAAGCCTTGCCATGGGTCTTGGCTTTATCGCGACCGAGCTTGGTGTGGATTGCCCGCCCTTGCCCGCCACGCCCGATCCCTCAATGGGTATTCTGTCCCAAATCTATGACGAAGAGATCGAGGCCGCGACCCGCGACGCCTATAACCGTGATTACATCGGCTATGGCTTTGAGAACTGGGCCTAA
- a CDS encoding glutathione S-transferase family protein has translation MNRLYHFPLSPFCRKVRLTLAEKKLEVELVEERYWEPSADFLRRNPAGKVPILKMDSKMLTESQAICEYLEETHPTPPLMPRDPEERFEVRKLCAWFDDKFHKEVTSNLVYERVNKKVMKLGYPDSKAVKLGAQRIKYHLDYMAWLLDQRRWLAGDVMTLADFTAAAHLSCLDYISDVDWNRSTNVKDWYAKIKSRPSFRPLLADQVPGFPPPSHYADLDF, from the coding sequence ATGAACCGTCTATACCACTTCCCCCTGTCGCCGTTTTGCCGGAAAGTTCGGCTAACTCTTGCGGAAAAAAAGCTGGAGGTGGAACTGGTTGAGGAGCGCTACTGGGAACCCTCTGCCGATTTTTTACGGCGCAATCCTGCAGGCAAGGTGCCGATCCTGAAGATGGACAGCAAGATGCTGACCGAAAGCCAGGCAATCTGCGAATATCTGGAGGAAACACATCCGACGCCTCCGCTGATGCCCCGCGATCCCGAGGAACGCTTTGAGGTGCGCAAGCTTTGTGCTTGGTTTGATGACAAGTTTCACAAAGAGGTCACGTCCAACCTGGTCTATGAGCGGGTGAACAAGAAGGTGATGAAGCTGGGCTACCCCGACAGCAAGGCGGTAAAGCTTGGGGCGCAGCGGATCAAATACCATCTGGATTATATGGCATGGCTGCTCGATCAACGCCGTTGGCTTGCCGGCGATGTGATGACCCTCGCCGATTTTACGGCGGCAGCGCACCTTAGCTGTCTTGATTACATCTCTGATGTTGATTGGAACCGATCCACCAACGTGAAGGATTGGTACGCGAAAATCAAATCGCGCCCCTCGTTCCGCCCGCTACTGGCCGATCAGGTGCCGGGTTTTCCGCCACCCTCCCATTACGCAGATTTGGATTTTTAG
- the gltB gene encoding glutamate synthase large subunit yields MTNSPVYDAAWVAAEEAKRAYMDANSLYKSEDEHASCGVGLVVSISGEPSRSVVQNGINALKAIWHRGAVDADGKTGDGAGIHVQIPVEFFYDQVRRTGHEPDTSKMIAVGQVFLPRTDFGAQERCRTIVETEVLRMGHAIYGWRHVPVETSVLGEKANATRPEIEQILIRCNQDIEQEQFERELYIIRRRIEKAAAAAQIGGLYLCSLSCRSIIYKGMMLAEEVAVFYPDLMDERFESAFAIYHQRYSTNTFPQWWLAQPFRMLAHNGEINTLKGNVNWMRSHEIRMASVTFGDMAEDIKPIIPAGASDSGALDAVFEVMVRSGRNAPFTKTMLVPEAWSKTTTDMPKAWADMYAYCNAVMEPWDGPAALAMTDGRWVCGGLDRNGLRPMRYVVTGDGLLIAGSEAGMVPVDEANVREKGALGPGQMIAVDMQEGKLYHDGVLKDKLASAQPFGDWIEKVVELNDYLINLPEHAGFTGTDLRQRQIAAGYSLEELEQVLAPMAEDGKEMIASMGDDTPAAVLSSIYRPLSHFFRQNFSQVTNPPIDSLRESRVMSLKTRFGNLKNVLDEGSSQTEILLLESPFIANAEFDAMMAHFGDTVSVIDCTFPRGPDALRQGLERIRAEAEDAVRSGAGHLVLTDEHQGPDRVAMPMILATSAVHSWLTRKGLRTFCSMNLRSAECIDPHYFAVLIGCGATTVNAYLAQDSIADRIARNLIAGSLTEAMARYRAAIDAGLLKIMSKMGISVLSSYRGGLNFEAVGLSRAMVAEYFPGMHSRISGIGVSGIQHKLEEVHARGWLGGADVLPIGGIYKSRKSGEKHAWEAQTMHMLQSACDRASFDLWKQYSAAMRANPPIHLRDLLAIKSLGKPVPIEEVESITSIRKRFVTPGMSLGALSPEAHKTLNVAMNRIGAKSDSGEGGEDPAHFLPEANGDNPSAKIKQVASGRFGVTAEYLNACEELEIKVAQGAKPGEGGQLPGMKVTELIARLRHSTPGVTLISPPPHHDIYSIEDLAQLIYDLKQINPRAKVTVKLVSSSGVGTIAAGVAKAKADVILISGHNGGTGASPGTSIKYAGLPWEMGLTEAHQVLSMNNLRERVTLRTDGGLRTGRDIVMAAMLGAEEYGIGTAALIAMGCIMVRQCQSNTCPVGVCTQNDELRKKFTGNADKVVNLITFYAQEVREILASIGVRSLDEIIGRADLLSQVSRGSAHLDDLDLNPLLITVDGAQRITYDRSKPRNAVPDTLDAEIIRDGARFFEDGEKMQLSYAVRNTHRTIGTRASSHIVKRFGMRNTLQEDHLTVKLSGSCGQSLGAFAARGLKLEVYGDANDYVGKGLSGATIVVRPQMSSRLDASQNTIIGNTVLYGATDGNLFACGRAGERFAVRNSGASVVIEGCGTNGCEYMTGGVAVILGSIGANFGAGMTGGMAYLYDPEGVAEDFINPESLVTCAVSNPYWEAQLRGLIERHVAETGSLKGQEILNDWVQERANFLQACPKEMLVHIPHPLSDERDAVPAE; encoded by the coding sequence ATGACGAATTCCCCCGTTTACGATGCTGCCTGGGTTGCTGCCGAGGAAGCGAAACGCGCCTACATGGACGCGAACAGCCTTTATAAATCCGAGGATGAGCACGCCTCTTGCGGGGTCGGGTTGGTCGTTTCCATCTCGGGGGAGCCGAGCCGTTCGGTCGTGCAAAACGGCATCAACGCGCTTAAGGCGATCTGGCACCGCGGGGCGGTGGATGCTGATGGCAAAACCGGCGATGGCGCGGGGATCCATGTGCAGATTCCGGTGGAATTCTTCTATGATCAGGTGCGCAGAACAGGGCATGAACCTGATACCAGCAAGATGATTGCCGTCGGTCAGGTCTTCTTGCCGCGCACTGATTTTGGCGCACAGGAACGGTGCCGGACCATCGTTGAAACCGAAGTTCTGCGCATGGGTCACGCGATTTATGGCTGGCGGCATGTGCCGGTTGAAACCTCTGTTCTGGGCGAAAAGGCAAATGCCACCCGCCCCGAGATCGAGCAAATCCTGATCCGTTGTAATCAGGACATTGAACAAGAACAGTTTGAGCGCGAGTTGTATATCATCCGCCGCCGTATCGAAAAAGCCGCTGCTGCTGCGCAAATCGGCGGGCTGTATCTGTGCAGTCTCTCGTGCCGATCGATCATCTATAAGGGTATGATGCTGGCCGAGGAGGTCGCGGTTTTCTATCCCGACCTGATGGATGAGCGTTTTGAATCCGCCTTTGCGATTTATCACCAGCGCTATTCCACCAATACATTCCCGCAGTGGTGGCTGGCCCAGCCGTTCCGCATGTTGGCCCATAACGGTGAGATTAACACCCTGAAGGGCAACGTGAACTGGATGCGGAGCCATGAGATCCGCATGGCCTCTGTCACCTTTGGCGACATGGCCGAGGATATCAAGCCGATCATTCCGGCAGGTGCCTCGGACAGTGGTGCGCTGGATGCGGTGTTTGAGGTGATGGTACGCTCGGGGCGGAATGCGCCCTTTACCAAGACCATGTTGGTGCCAGAGGCATGGAGCAAAACCACGACCGATATGCCCAAAGCTTGGGCCGATATGTACGCCTATTGCAACGCCGTGATGGAGCCATGGGATGGTCCCGCCGCTTTGGCGATGACCGACGGCCGTTGGGTTTGCGGTGGGCTTGACCGTAACGGTTTGCGCCCGATGCGCTATGTTGTCACCGGCGACGGCTTGTTGATTGCAGGCTCCGAGGCGGGAATGGTGCCGGTGGATGAGGCCAATGTGCGCGAAAAAGGCGCGCTTGGGCCGGGCCAGATGATTGCCGTCGATATGCAGGAAGGCAAACTTTATCACGATGGGGTGCTCAAGGATAAGCTGGCCTCTGCCCAGCCCTTTGGCGACTGGATCGAAAAAGTGGTGGAGCTGAATGACTACCTGATCAACCTGCCCGAACACGCCGGCTTTACCGGTACAGATCTGCGCCAGCGTCAGATCGCGGCAGGCTATTCGCTAGAGGAATTGGAACAGGTTCTGGCCCCGATGGCCGAGGATGGCAAAGAGATGATCGCCTCGATGGGGGATGATACGCCTGCCGCCGTGTTGTCGTCGATCTACCGGCCGCTGTCGCATTTCTTTCGGCAGAACTTTAGTCAGGTCACCAACCCGCCCATCGACTCCTTGCGCGAAAGCAGGGTGATGAGCCTGAAGACGCGTTTCGGGAACTTGAAAAACGTGCTGGATGAGGGCAGCAGCCAGACCGAAATTCTGCTGCTCGAAAGCCCGTTTATCGCCAATGCCGAATTTGATGCGATGATGGCACATTTCGGCGATACGGTGTCGGTGATTGATTGTACCTTCCCGAGGGGTCCGGATGCGCTGCGTCAAGGCTTGGAACGTATCCGCGCCGAGGCCGAGGATGCTGTGCGCTCGGGTGCCGGGCATCTGGTTTTGACGGATGAACACCAAGGGCCGGACCGCGTGGCGATGCCGATGATCTTGGCCACAAGTGCTGTGCACAGTTGGTTGACGCGCAAAGGGTTGCGGACGTTTTGCTCGATGAACCTGCGCTCGGCCGAATGTATCGACCCGCATTATTTCGCGGTGCTGATTGGCTGTGGCGCGACCACGGTGAACGCCTATCTGGCACAAGACAGCATTGCCGACCGGATCGCGCGCAATCTGATCGCAGGCAGCTTGACCGAAGCAATGGCGCGCTACCGTGCGGCGATTGATGCGGGCCTTCTCAAGATCATGTCGAAGATGGGGATTTCGGTCCTGTCGTCCTATCGTGGCGGGCTGAACTTTGAGGCCGTCGGCCTGTCGCGTGCGATGGTTGCGGAATATTTCCCCGGTATGCACAGCCGGATTTCCGGCATCGGCGTGTCGGGTATTCAGCACAAGCTGGAAGAGGTTCACGCACGCGGCTGGCTTGGCGGCGCGGATGTTCTGCCTATAGGCGGCATCTATAAATCGCGGAAATCGGGCGAGAAGCACGCATGGGAAGCGCAGACGATGCATATGCTGCAATCGGCCTGTGACCGCGCCAGCTTTGATCTGTGGAAGCAGTATTCCGCCGCGATGCGGGCCAATCCGCCGATCCATCTGCGCGACCTTCTGGCCATCAAGTCCTTGGGCAAGCCTGTGCCGATCGAGGAAGTGGAAAGCATCACCTCTATCCGCAAACGGTTTGTGACGCCGGGGATGTCGCTGGGCGCGCTCTCGCCCGAGGCACATAAAACCCTGAACGTGGCAATGAACCGCATCGGCGCCAAATCCGACAGCGGCGAGGGCGGCGAAGATCCGGCGCACTTCCTGCCTGAGGCCAATGGGGATAACCCCTCGGCCAAGATCAAGCAGGTCGCCTCTGGCCGCTTTGGCGTGACGGCAGAATATCTGAATGCCTGCGAAGAGCTGGAGATCAAGGTCGCCCAAGGGGCGAAACCGGGCGAAGGCGGGCAGTTGCCGGGGATGAAGGTCACCGAGTTGATCGCACGGCTGCGCCACTCGACGCCGGGAGTCACGCTGATCTCGCCGCCGCCGCACCATGATATCTACTCCATCGAAGATCTGGCGCAGCTGATCTATGATCTGAAACAGATCAACCCGCGCGCCAAGGTGACGGTGAAGCTGGTGTCGAGCTCTGGTGTTGGTACGATTGCGGCAGGGGTGGCCAAGGCCAAGGCTGATGTGATCCTGATCTCGGGGCATAACGGCGGCACCGGGGCAAGTCCGGGCACTTCGATCAAATACGCGGGCCTGCCATGGGAGATGGGCCTGACAGAGGCGCATCAGGTGTTGAGCATGAACAACCTGCGCGAACGGGTCACCCTGCGGACCGATGGCGGCCTGCGTACGGGGCGCGATATCGTGATGGCGGCAATGCTGGGGGCCGAGGAATACGGCATCGGCACGGCGGCACTGATCGCGATGGGCTGCATCATGGTACGCCAGTGCCAAAGCAACACCTGCCCGGTCGGCGTTTGCACCCAGAATGACGAACTGCGCAAGAAGTTCACCGGCAATGCGGATAAGGTGGTGAACCTGATCACTTTCTATGCGCAAGAGGTTCGGGAAATCCTTGCCTCTATCGGTGTGCGTTCGCTGGATGAAATCATCGGCCGCGCGGATTTGCTGTCGCAGGTCAGCCGTGGCTCGGCGCATCTGGATGATCTGGACCTGAACCCGTTGTTGATTACCGTCGATGGTGCGCAGCGGATCACCTATGATCGCTCCAAGCCACGCAATGCCGTGCCGGATACTCTGGATGCCGAGATCATCCGCGATGGCGCCCGCTTCTTTGAGGATGGCGAAAAGATGCAGCTTTCCTATGCCGTGCGCAACACGCATCGGACCATCGGCACGCGCGCATCCAGCCATATCGTGAAACGCTTTGGCATGCGCAATACCCTGCAAGAGGATCACCTGACGGTAAAACTGTCAGGCTCTTGTGGGCAATCGCTGGGCGCATTTGCGGCGCGGGGTTTGAAGCTGGAGGTTTACGGCGACGCGAATGACTATGTTGGCAAGGGCCTTTCGGGAGCGACCATCGTGGTGCGTCCGCAAATGTCCAGCAGGTTGGATGCGTCGCAAAACACCATCATCGGGAACACCGTGCTTTATGGCGCAACCGATGGAAACCTGTTTGCCTGTGGCCGTGCCGGCGAACGCTTTGCTGTGCGCAACTCGGGTGCGTCGGTGGTGATTGAAGGCTGTGGCACCAACGGTTGCGAATATATGACTGGCGGTGTTGCGGTTATTCTCGGCTCTATCGGGGCGAATTTTGGGGCGGGGATGACAGGCGGCATGGCCTATCTCTATGATCCTGAAGGGGTGGCCGAGGATTTCATCAACCCTGAAAGCCTTGTGACCTGTGCCGTTAGCAACCCCTATTGGGAGGCGCAGCTGCGTGGCTTGATCGAACGTCACGTGGCGGAAACCGGTAGCTTGAAGGGCCAAGAGATCCTGAATGATTGGGTGCAGGAGCGGGCAAATTTCCTGCAAGCCTGCCCCAAAGAGATGCTGGTACATATTCCACATCCGCTGAGCGATGAGCGGGATGCGGTGCCCGCAGAATAA
- a CDS encoding beta-1,6-N-acetylglucosaminyltransferase, producing MSVGIIMLCHTALDRAAQVARHWANHGCPVVIHVDKRVPCAEFEALQSSLADLPDIRFSGRYACEWGTWGIVAATQAAAIIMLQDFPGASHIYLASGSCLPLRPVRELAAYLDSRPRTDFIESVTTADVDWTIGGLDLERFTLRFPFSWRKHRHLFDGYVKLQRRVRFKRKIPTGVVPHLGSQWWCLTRRTLSAILEDPERPIIDRYFRRVWIPDESYFQTQVRRFSSNIESRSLTLSKFDFQGKPHIFYDDHLQLLRRSDCFVARKTWPHAKKLYRVFLTKGTEQQTAAEPNPGKIDRLFSRAIARRTKGRSGLYMQSRFPNEDWENGKSASPYSVFEGFSDLFENFEPWLGKMTGTRVHGHLFSLERVEYSGREAVYNGAMSDSAPIRDYNPKSFLSNLLWNTRGERQCFQFGPADNQAINWQLAKDPNATISVISGAWAVPLFKSNLNFLEIREKAARLQRLEQEHLNILSSPWTKARYRIWNLAEFVENPMEPLQSIVDEISPRALRRLNEAPRMTDLSGFGQFLQNLRNQGMQPMLMGDFPVDDNIHQNAVRRGRPYLVR from the coding sequence ATGAGTGTTGGCATCATTATGCTGTGTCACACCGCCCTGGACCGCGCGGCACAGGTTGCGCGCCATTGGGCCAATCATGGCTGCCCTGTCGTGATCCACGTCGATAAACGCGTCCCATGCGCGGAATTCGAAGCACTACAATCCTCATTGGCGGACCTGCCCGATATCCGCTTTTCCGGACGCTATGCCTGCGAATGGGGAACCTGGGGAATTGTAGCCGCCACGCAAGCCGCCGCCATCATCATGTTGCAGGACTTTCCCGGCGCAAGCCATATCTACCTTGCGTCCGGCTCCTGTCTGCCACTGCGGCCAGTGCGCGAGCTTGCTGCATATCTGGACAGCCGTCCCCGTACCGATTTCATCGAATCCGTCACAACCGCAGATGTCGACTGGACGATTGGCGGGTTGGATCTTGAACGCTTCACATTGCGGTTTCCATTCTCATGGCGCAAACACCGCCACCTGTTTGACGGCTACGTCAAACTACAACGCCGTGTGCGCTTCAAACGAAAAATCCCGACAGGCGTTGTCCCGCATCTGGGCAGCCAATGGTGGTGCCTGACGCGCAGAACCCTCTCTGCCATTCTGGAAGACCCGGAGCGGCCGATAATTGACCGCTACTTTCGGCGCGTCTGGATTCCCGATGAATCCTACTTTCAAACACAGGTTAGACGGTTTTCATCGAATATCGAAAGCCGCTCCCTGACCCTGTCGAAATTCGACTTTCAGGGCAAACCGCATATTTTCTATGATGACCATCTGCAACTATTGCGGCGGTCTGACTGCTTTGTCGCGCGCAAAACCTGGCCCCATGCCAAAAAGCTCTACCGTGTTTTTCTGACCAAAGGGACCGAGCAGCAAACAGCAGCAGAACCCAACCCGGGTAAAATTGACCGCCTTTTTTCAAGGGCGATCGCGCGGCGGACAAAAGGGCGATCAGGTCTTTATATGCAAAGCCGGTTTCCCAACGAGGATTGGGAGAATGGCAAAAGCGCATCGCCATATTCAGTGTTTGAGGGGTTTTCCGACCTGTTCGAGAATTTCGAACCCTGGCTGGGAAAGATGACCGGAACGCGCGTACATGGGCATCTCTTCTCGCTGGAGCGGGTGGAATATTCAGGCCGCGAAGCGGTCTATAATGGTGCAATGTCCGATTCTGCCCCGATCCGCGACTACAATCCCAAAAGTTTCCTGTCGAACCTGCTGTGGAATACGCGGGGCGAGCGGCAATGTTTCCAATTCGGCCCGGCTGACAATCAGGCGATCAACTGGCAACTTGCCAAGGATCCCAATGCAACCATCTCCGTGATATCAGGAGCTTGGGCAGTGCCCTTGTTCAAGTCCAACCTGAATTTTTTGGAAATCCGGGAAAAGGCCGCGCGCCTGCAACGGCTGGAACAAGAGCACCTTAATATATTAAGCAGCCCTTGGACCAAGGCCCGATATCGCATTTGGAATCTGGCGGAATTCGTTGAGAACCCTATGGAACCCTTGCAATCCATAGTGGATGAAATCAGCCCCCGTGCGCTGCGCCGTCTGAACGAGGCGCCGCGCATGACCGACCTTTCCGGATTCGGTCAATTCCTGCAAAACCTGCGCAATCAGGGCATGCAGCCGATGCTGATGGGCGACTTTCCGGTTGACGACAATATACACCAAAACGCCGTCCGCAGGGGTCGGCCTTATCTGGTAAGGTAG
- the mtgA gene encoding monofunctional biosynthetic peptidoglycan transglycosylase, translating into MRWVTRAVLLIVAVVFLIVLLFSLINPPTTLYMWKEGQRLGGVKHEWASWDEIAPVMARSAVAAEDANFCLHWGFDMGAIRAAIDEGGNRGASTLSQQVVKNVFLWHGRNYTRKAAEAVITPMVELVWSKRRILEVYLNVAEFDEGVFGIKAAAAHYFAVEPSGLTPVQAARLAAVLPDPKGRNAETPTARLRKRSASILDGAETIRRDGRAACFAQ; encoded by the coding sequence ATGCGCTGGGTCACGCGGGCTGTGTTGCTGATTGTGGCCGTTGTTTTCCTTATCGTGCTGTTGTTTTCACTCATCAACCCGCCCACAACGCTTTACATGTGGAAAGAGGGGCAGCGCCTTGGTGGTGTCAAACATGAATGGGCCAGCTGGGATGAGATTGCCCCGGTCATGGCGCGCTCTGCTGTTGCGGCCGAGGATGCGAATTTCTGCCTCCATTGGGGGTTTGATATGGGCGCGATCCGTGCGGCGATCGATGAGGGGGGCAATCGCGGTGCCTCCACCCTTAGCCAGCAGGTCGTGAAAAACGTGTTTTTGTGGCACGGCCGCAATTACACGCGCAAAGCCGCCGAGGCGGTGATCACCCCGATGGTGGAGCTGGTCTGGTCCAAGCGCCGCATCCTTGAGGTGTATCTGAACGTGGCGGAGTTTGATGAAGGCGTCTTTGGCATCAAAGCCGCCGCCGCCCATTATTTCGCAGTGGAGCCTTCGGGCCTGACTCCGGTACAAGCGGCGCGATTGGCGGCGGTGCTGCCTGACCCCAAAGGCCGCAATGCCGAGACCCCCACCGCGCGGTTGCGGAAACGTTCGGCCTCTATCCTGGATGGGGCGGAGACGATTCGCCGCGATGGCAGGGCCGCTTGTTTTGCGCAGTAG